Below is a window of Equus quagga isolate Etosha38 chromosome 4, UCLA_HA_Equagga_1.0, whole genome shotgun sequence DNA.
GACCACTTTTGGTATAGGTATATTCATGGCCCTGGAAGAAGTAGGTTCCACTGTGTACAACTGTAAGTGTATCACCATAGTTGGCTTCTTCCCCCACAGGGGCCACCCCTTATAGCTCCAGCATTGTGAATGTTAAATATGTCagtattaaaattagaaaaagtacTGCACTTTGTTTGTATGAGTGGAAATTGCTGTAATTTCATTGATCGTCAAAAATTACACTcatatttactatatattatttatttaggaaCCATGACACTAGATAGAATTTGAATCACCTCCTGCATTAGACTTAGTCACTGCTTTATAGCTAACTTACTAAACTGATAAGCGGTAGAGAAGAGAGTTCACTTCAAAAACATTTATGTACAGTGTTGCACTTAAGGATTTCTAGGcactttatgattatttttcaattcaatttgAAAATTGGTACCCCCAAAGCTCAGATAAATGTGCTGGTATCATTAAGTGCTAGAAAAAAAGATGCAGCTTCCCTGTGTTCCTGTGGCTTCAGTAGAACTTGTAACTCTAGGACCATATACCCTTGCCAACTGCAATGCATTTGGAAATTGATGCTATGAAAACATATAAATAGTTTTCAGGtcaagataaagagaaatgaaacagatgTAACTAGTCCTTGCTTTTGTATGCTTAAAGCAACTTGACCAGAACCAATTTAACAGGAATTTCACTCATGAGAACTAGAGTAGCAGATCTAAAATTCCTAAACCAAACTTTTGTGCTAAACCATTAGACTTTCATAATAAAGTGAAAATCAGAAATCCACAATTAGTCATTATAATATAAAACTGTTGTATCTTTCAAAAAAGGTGAAAAcactttaatataatttatattgtttCTACACATTAGATGTAAGAAATAATTTCACTTAGTCATAAGTACAATGAATTTGATTAAGAAAATGGTAATTTACAAAATAGAAGTAAATATATGCAGACATATAATCattatcaaattataaaataaaattaacaattctTGTTAAGATATCAGTTTGTTATTCTGCATTTCAGATAATAGAGTTAAATCACTTTGGTAtgcttaataatatttataagtattaaaaTAATGGAACGTTGAGATTTGAATACAATGACAGTAAACCATTGAAATTTCACATTCACATTATACAGCCATCATGAATCTATAAGTGAATGTtcataatgtaaaaaaatataaaatgattgtAATATAACCATCTAACCATTAGCATATGGAGTTTTAAGACCACTATTTAATCTGCTAATTTGCCCCGAAATATAAGCAGTTGCTTTTCTGTCATACATGACATGTCTTTGTGCCTTAATACTTAATTTGAAATGTTCTGACTGTAAAAATAtaccaaagtaaataaaaaaggagacgcttatttacaaaaacaatattgtatacatattatataaatgcAATTGTCTCAAAGTCTTTTTATACAATATTGATAGAATCagtcatttccattattttatcataaaaactgCAATGTTGCAAAAGCAGGCtgcaattttgaaattttgataaaaatgaatactttttGGCTGCCTTTTAAGGTAATGCAGTTTCTCCAAGTATGCTACAGAATTAAATCCTGACCTCTAGAAAAATGATTCttctttcattaaagaaaatcCATTCCCCATTTGGAAAATGCAcctgaagaaaggagaaacattattttattggATGTTTTTATTTGATAAACCTGATGACATCAGCCATTCAGCCTATTTGTATTAGCACCATTGGTGTGGATTGTTAATGTACTGTATCAATCACAATAGGAATGGAAACTTGCATATAGTGTACCATTCCTATTTTTGTGGAATTTCATCTTACCAAGTATGCTATTATACGATATACATTCAAGTGTATAAGGATAATCAAAATGATGGTATATAACAATCTTGCATTTTACCAATACTATATATAGatttctgtaaatattaaatgagactATAAAGAGACTTTAAAGCATACTCCTTTAATTCACCAGAATACAAGGAGACTTGCTTTCATTTACCTGCATATGTTGTAATATATATGAACATAAATGTAATTTGATCTCCTAGTTCAAAAACTCTGGAAATCATAAACCTTTTTATTGTATGGTTTATTTTGATGGTTAAATGCCAACCGTTGCATATATTCTCTCTTTTAGTTCATATACTGTAGCTTGTGCTTAAGTGACTGTAGCATACTCTAGGCTTATAGCCTGTGGTACATAATTTCACAGTTTCAAAATTGTGAGGGGAAGGCCTTCCATGTTTTAGGAAGTTATGAACCAAATGTAAATCTCATGAGCACCCACAGCGATCTACTACCATGGCTGGAATTTTCCCATATATTATTTGTTCTTTGCCATTAAAATATAGCATATTAATTGGAGACATCTTTGTGGGAGTACAGCAGGGGCCTGCTGAACCTCTGGGGTTTGCTTGGTGTACAAGATGAGTGTGaggatatttttgtaaaaatacaaattcacaCTCTCCAGAGCAGTAATTGGCCTTATATCTTTTGGGTGCAATAATCCAATCCCATCCAAAAGCTTCAAAATCCACAGTTAGAGGGTAACGACAGCATCGAGATTCTGTGGAGTGCTCATCACAGTCAAGTCCAAAATCTCTTCTGGATCGTTTTGGTGTGTCTGTTACCTTAACTTCTAAAAATGGATTCTgtatgaaaaggaaagaacaatgaGTAATATTAATACATCCTGAAACACTTTCCTACCTCAAGATGTCATTGTTGAAGAAAGAAACTAATCATTTTGCttatactatatttatttttaaattttagagcaTTAAGGAGTTTTAATTTACAGTAGGCTTGACTTTTCCCTATGGCTCAAAAGAATATAGCAGCAATACAAATTCCCCTGTGGTCAGATCTAtgtctttctaatttttgtttcccCCACTTTGAGTATctaaatgcctggcacatagtagatgctttgaaaatctttatgggaagaaaggaaaagagggagaagaggagggagggaagaggttATCTCCCTCTCTTCACGCTTGTTAATTAAATGTATTGGCTAAATATGTCTGATGACTTCTAGAAAGATAGGTATACTCATCCATCCTCCATTCCCTAGGTCTTTACTTGGGGAAACTTGGATATTAAAGCCAAAGCAAAATAGttaccttccagcactatatggATTGTAACAGGAAAAGGGAAGGTAGGGTGATGAAGGTGTTGGTCTGTATATTGGGTTGGAAAGAAAAACTCTAAGAGAGGGAGGGGTAGATTCAGAAGAAGACAACTAATATTTCCTTTATCCTTTCACTGAAAAGTGTTTccattcagatatttaaaaaaggaTTTGCTAGTCCTTCCCCTGCCGCAATCTTTTAATGCGTTAAGACTTTGCTTcttttatatggaaaaattggaagaatATGTCATGTTAACCATCTGTTTAGTAATTAAAACCTCTGTTACGTTACTAGGTTTACGTTAAAATGCTACCTATAAAAAAGAATACTTTCTTAAATGATTAATAGTAGTTCTTATCCTATATCAAAATCAAAATAGACCTGGTACTTGTTGTTATTTAAGATTGTATAAAAGAATAACATCATTTTGGGAGACAATAACATTTTATGttgcatatttaaagaaaaatagatcatTTGGAAAATTGCATAATATTAAaagattctattttcatttaaagtagatttgatttactaattgtatattctttttaaCCAAGACCACATGAAGActgaaaagatatatttattgtttGCAAGTATAATCTTTTGTTGTAAATTATGTCAATaggtggaaataaaaaatatgatcacattaaataagtttttgaaaacaaaagtataGGTAAGTTGGAAGAGTAACTCAatttatagtaagttttaaaatatcttttagtaatttttataatatataaggTATTGTCATCTGCTTGGCCTGATATTAAATTAGTTGGCATTACCTAAGTAAACTCTTGCACAAGAATGGTAAGGCAGCTCAGAAATAAAGCTAGGTGGCAAAGGTTAACTAGCCTGGAAGTTTAAGTTTTATTAGGTGTAATTCACGAAGTAATCTACAGAAACATCAATGCATCAACAGCCTGCAAAATAATGAACATAATGAACATATTTATCATGAGGGACCTTGAATATggtatatttaataaaatataagccTAAACATTTTGTACTTAATTGCTATAAATAAAagcattgtattttaattataatttttaaagttttactctGCTTTATTAAGCAAAAAACTTTCAACACATTTGACACTCTTCTGGGGGCAAGAAAAGGTTTAATTTGTTGGGTATGTACAAGAATCCATTGTgaagattttgtgtttttattcatataattatGTAGCATATCAATGAAAAGCACTTTATATTTCATTCCCAATTCCAAAGAACTCCCTGAGGAGTTAAGGACTATGGTATAACGTTTTTTTAATCCTCATGCAAAGTTGACATATCAAGAGGGTGTTTCATTGGATATGAAATTGGACACCTACTTTTATTGGGTACAGGGCTGCCATTGGGGTAAGATACCTTTGTCTAGCTTGTTAGCATAGGAAACTGGTAGTTATTTTCCACTATTATTCATTCACATGATGAATAAAAACATAACAAGGTTGttagaatattattttcatttatcactTACCAGCCCATCTTCTCCTGGTCTTGGGAAGGTTACAGCAAGATCATGACCATTCTCATCTAAAGCTTTGATTTCAATGCCTAAGTTGGATTCAGGCTGTTTGAGCCAATTTTGCAACACTGTCTTCACATCAATGCTCTGCCAAATACCAGTGCCTGGGTTCATGTCAAGTTTCAGAGATCGGATTCCAGTATACCTTGTACCGTCTTTCATGGGTTTGATGAGTCTCAGGATTTGCACAAACACTGTTGTAGGAGTCTTGACGGGTCTCAGATATATCCACAGTTGGGCCTTTACTACtttattgtattgtattttaGAGCTAAATTTAAAGAAGCAACATTTGGGTTTTCCTTCCACTTGCATTAGAAGATCAGctataaatgaataagaaaaggaaaagagttattgaaattatttatcataaaaaattAGTAAACCCTTCCATATTAGTTggtgaacattttttttccattggaatactgaatatatatttagtcttttaaagtgaaaaactATGTAGAATTTCATTCATAActcagaaaaatatcaaagaatataATTACTCTAGCCTTTCAGAATTTTTGATATATGTTTTTTCAGCTGTTTATGAGGAATCTACTTCTTTTCCAGAAAACTGTGAACTAAGGAAAATTCTATGAAGGAATGAACTgtggatgaaattttaaaatgatgatgattaGAGAGAACAAGAGACACCGTGGAGGAACATCCACTTAGAATTCTTTGGGAATCTGAGTAGTTACACTTACTGAGCAGCTGTACCAATCAGTCTGGAAGAAGGAACCCTTCCCCCAGGCCTGAATTACCTGGGGACAAGACACACTGAGCAACTAACTGAGCCTCgggaattaagagaaaatatagtACATCTGTTATGTTTTGGCTTTGGAATAGCCTTTTAAAGGAACAAAGCTAAGCAAGTAATTAGCACAAAAATTTGAATGTTATATTCAGGCTATCtcaaaagttagaaaatactGTCTTTAGAGCCAGGCTGTCATTGTGAGCAAAATCACtagcaatttcttttattttggttcCCCAAGATTGTTTATAAATAAGGTAAATCTACTCCAGGACTATTTGATAGCAGAgtcataaaggaaaattatttggtGCATTATAACCTGATTACTTAATAAGGAGAACAATATTTTGAAACTGTTGTGTCCTGTTTAAAGTAGATAAAGCACTGGGTAAAGCAGGATCGCAGACACATGGCACAGAATCTTCCTTGTCATGCCTTCTCTGTGAAGGTGTCTGTCTCCCTTTCCTTGAGTGTAGTTATGAACTGACTGcaaaaagaatatatgaaatatattatcTTTCAGAAGCAATATAGATACTACAGGTGGTAGTCCTCCCtcccaagaagaataaaattgtattttaggaGATTATTAAGCAATGTGCCTGCCTGGAAATGTGCACCCCGGGTGCTCTCAACAATAGTACTATGGTCAAGGTGTAAGCAGGACTCTGAGCTATAACCTCtttgattaaaatgtttatttattagg
It encodes the following:
- the LOC124238508 gene encoding growth/differentiation factor 8, encoding MQKLQIYVYIYLFVLILAGPVDLNENSEQKENVEKEGLCNACTWRQNTKSSRIEAIKIQILSKLRLETAPNISKDAIRQLLPKAPPLRELIDQYDVQRDDSSDGSLEDDDYHATTETIITMPTESDLLMQVEGKPKCCFFKFSSKIQYNKVVKAQLWIYLRPVKTPTTVFVQILRLIKPMKDGTRYTGIRSLKLDMNPGTGIWQSIDVKTVLQNWLKQPESNLGIEIKALDENGHDLAVTFPRPGEDGLNPFLEVKVTDTPKRSRRDFGLDCDEHSTESRCCRYPLTVDFEAFGWDWIIAPKRYKANYCSGECEFVFLQKYPHTHLVHQANPRGSAGPCCTPTKMSPINMLYFNGKEQIIYGKIPAMVVDRCGCS